In a single window of the Podarcis raffonei isolate rPodRaf1 chromosome 14, rPodRaf1.pri, whole genome shotgun sequence genome:
- the TVP23A gene encoding Golgi apparatus membrane protein TVP23 homolog A, producing the protein MMKQTLADDTEDVSLDFGNEEELALRKAKIRHPLATFFHLFFRVSAIVTYLVCDWFSKSFIACFVLILLLLSFDFWSVKNVTGRLLVGLRWWNQIDEDGKSHWVYEAKKVPSTVAAPTEVEARIFWLGLIICPVIWTLFFFSTLFSLKLKWLALVIAGICLQAANLYGYVHCKLGGSQTIHKVTSRFPAQQMFQRDMPEDFQKTVLKGMGTRNH; encoded by the exons ACTTTAGCAGACGACACTGAAGACGTGTCTCTTGACTTCGGAAACGAAGAGGAGTTGGCCTTAAGGAAAGCAAAAATCAG GCATCCTCTGGCCACCTTCTTCCACCTTTTTTTCCGAGTGAGTGCCATCGTGACCTACCTAGTCTGCGACTGGTTCAGCAAAAGTTTCATTGCCTGTTTTGtcctcattctcctcctcctgtcctTCGACTTCTGGTCTGTGAAG AATGTCACTGGAAGGCTGCTGGTCGGTTTGCGATGGTGGAACCAGATTGATGAGGACGGGAAAAGCCACTGGGTGTACGAAGCGAAAAAG GTCCCGTCAACCGTAGCCGCCCCCACCGAAGTCGAAGCCCGGATATTCTGGCTGGGCCTGATCATCTGCCCAGTCATCTGGACACTTTTCTTCTTCAGCACCTTGTTTTCCTTGAAGCTGAAATGGCTG GCTCTCGTGATAGCTGGCATCTGCCTCCAAGCTGCCAACCTCTACGGCTACGTCCACTGCAAATTAGGAGGCTCACAAACCATCCACAAAGTCACCTCGAGATTCCCGGCACAACAGATGTTCCAGAGG GATATGCCAGAGGATTTTCAGAAGACCGTCCTGAAGGGCATGGGGACACGAAACCATTAG